CTATCCGCGCATCCGGGAGACCGGGAAGTTCAGCGTCAACGTGCTCTCGCACGAGCAGCACGAGATCTCGAACCAGTTCGCCCGGAAGGGCACCGACAAGTGGGCCGGCATCGACTGGGCCGCGACCGCGAACCGCAACCCGGTCATCGCGGACACCCTGATGTGGCTCGACTGCGACATCTGGGCCGAGTATGAGGCCGGCGACCACTACATCGTGATCGGTCGCGTGAACGAGATGAGCTCCGCGGACTGGCACACCCGCCAGCCGCTGCTCTACTTCAAGGGCCAGTACCGTCACCTGCGCGACGTCGAGGCCGCCGCGTCCTGACCTGGCGGGCGTCACGCCGCAGGGGCGCCCTGCGGTCGTGACGCCGCGTGCAGCGGGGCGAGCGCGCTGTCGAGCGCAGCCTCGAGCGGCCAGGCGGCCCGTTCGGGCTGGCTGAGCACGAGACCGCCCTGGATGGCGGCGAGGATGACCGTGGCCACCGTCACCGGATCCGCCGAATCATCCACGAGCCCAGCGGTGCGCATCCGGCGCACACCCTCGGCGAGGAGTTCGCGCCACGCGCGCATGCTGTCGGCGATGACCCGTTCGAGGTCAGGGTCTGTCATCGCCGCCTGGGTCGCGAGCGAGCCGATCGGGCAGGCCCAGCGACCCCGGCTGATGTAGTAGTGCACGAGCCCGGAGCGCCACTGCTCCCACGACTCCCACGATCCGAGGTCGTGGATGAAGGGCTCCTGCGCCTCGAAGAGCTGCTTGCCCTCCCATCCGGCCACCTCCCGCACGAGTTCGGCCTTGCCTCCCGGGAAGTAGTGGAACAGCTGGCTCTTGCTCGTCAGGGTCGCAGCCCGCACGTCGTCGAGCGTCGTGCCGCCGATGCCGGACGCGAGGATCTGCTCGCCGGTCGCCTCGATGATCCGCTGGCGGGTGCGCCGACCCCGCTCGGTGATCTTCGACTCGTCCATGGGATCGATTCTAGCCCGCTGGACTGAATGGTCCAGTTAATGTTACAACTGGACCATGAAGTCCAATGAAGAAGTCCTCCAGTCCCTCGTCCCCGACTCCCGTCTCGCCGGGCGCACCGCTCTCGTCACCGGCTCCACCAGCGGCATCGGTGAAGCAATCGCCCGGGTGCTCGCGTCCTCCGGTGCCACCGTGGTCGTGAGCGGCCGCACCCTCCCACGCGCCCAGGCCGTGGTCGACGTGATCACTGCGGCTGGCGGAACGGCGTTCGCGGTGCCTGCCGACCTGTCCGGTGACACCGACGAGATCCGCGAGTTCGCCCGCGTTGCGACGAGAGCGCTCGGCGGTTCCCTCGACATTCTGGTCAACAATGCCGGCATCTACCCCGTGGGCCCAACGGCCGCACTCGCCGACGCCGACCTCGACGCTGTGCTCGCGACGAACATCCGGGCCCCGCATGTGCTCGTCGCCGAACTGGCACCGGCCATGGCCGAACGCGGGTCGGGCGCGATCGTGAACATCGGGTCGTGGATGTCGCGGGTCGGCATTCCCTTCGGTGCGGCCTACACGGCATCCAAGGCGGCCATCGAGCAGATGACGCGCACGTGGGCCGCTGAGTTCGGGCCGAGCGGGGTGAACGTCAACACTGTCGCCCCGGGCGCGACCGCGACACCGGGGAACGCGGCCGATGCGGAACAGGTGGAGGCGATGACCGCTGCGACGGTCGCCGGCGTTCCGGTGCGGCCCGTCGACATCGCGTTCGCGGTGCGATTCCTGGTGTCGGACGAGGCGCGTTTCGCACACGGGACCGTACTGGATGTCGACGGCGGCATCGCCAATACGCGGCTCGGCTGAGGGTGCTCGGCGGGGGGTGCTCGGCTGGGGGCGGCCCGGCGGGGGGTGCTCTGCTGGGGTCCGCCCGGCTGGGATCGGCCCGGCTGGGATCGGCCCGGCTGGGGTCGGCCCGGCGGGGTCGGCCCGGCGACTGTTTCGTCTTCTCCTCCACAGGTGGGCCGAATCGCGAGTATTCAACAGATTGAGCGAATCGGCCCCAGAGCGCCTCACCGCCTGCTTGACTTGAGGCATGAATCGAGAAGTTCTCAGTAACGCTGAAAGCCAGCTGCGGCAGCCGCTCAGGGAACGGCTGCGGGCCGACTTCGCCGCAGCTGCCCATGCCGTTGTGGCGGCGGAGCGCGAAGCCGCGCGCGCCGCGGCGGCCCAACTCGTCCTGGTTGAACGGCTCCGTGTCGCGGGGCTCGCGCTCCACTTCACCGACCAGTCCTCGGGTGGCCCGAGGTGGTCGGAGCAGATGGTCGTGCAGCGCACGGTGGTCACCGAGTTGGCCGTGGGCGCGCATCTCAGCGAAATGGATGCGCGTCGGCGGGTCGACACGGCTGAGGGCCTGGCCGGGGCGTACTCCGCGACGCGCGACGCTCTCCAGCGTGGCTCCATCTCGTACCGTCACGCGGAGAAGATCGTGCAGCACGGAGCCCTCGTTCCGACTGAAGCTGTTCCGGACTATGAGGCCCGCATCCTGCCGATCGCCGAGCGGGTGAGCGTCCAGCGGCTCGAACGCGACGCGCGAGCCGTTGCCGAAGACACACGGTCGAGCACGTCCGTCGAGCGTCACGCGCAGGCCGCGGAAGGGCGTCGCGTCGTTCTTGATGCCGCAGACAACGGGATGGCCTGGCTGAGTCTCCTCCTACCGGCCGTCGAGGCCGTCGCCATCCACAACCGGGTGACAGGTCTCGGTCGCGCGCTGAAGGCGGTCGGCGATCCGCGAACCCTTGCCCAGCTGCGGGTAGACACTCTCGCCGACCTCGTGTTGAACGGTGAGCCGTCGATACCGGGGGCTCCGCGGGGGCTCCGTGCCCACGTGCGCGTCACCGTTCCAGCGCTGACTCTCCTCGGTCATGACGACGCAGGTTCTGCCGATCTCGAAGGCTACGGACCGATCGACAGGCTCACCGCTCTCGAACTCACCCGAAGCGCGCCGGCGTTCCAGCGGGTACTGACAGATCCCGCGACGGGTGTCGCGCTCAGCTGCGGCCGCGACAGCTACCGGGTGCCGGCTGCGCTCGACGAACTCATCCGAACCGTGCACTCGGAATGCACCTTCCCCCTGAGCTGCACCTCGTCGGCCACGGCAGACCTCGACCACACGATCGCCTTCGCGGAGGGTGGCGAGACGAGCTTCGGTAACCTCAGCCCCCTGTGTGCCAGCCACCACAAGGTCAAACACCACACCGAGTGGAAGGTCGAGCAGCATCCCGGTTCCGGGGGATCGGCGGGGCCCATCGTCTGGACCTCACCGGCCGGATTCGCCTACACCGTCGACCCGACCCCGATCGCGCGCCCCGTCGATCCCGCGCGGCTGATACCCCGGTTCGTCGGTGCTGCACCGTTCTGAGCCCGGAGTCGTCTCTCGGCCCGGAGTCGTCGGCCGCGTCTGCCCGTTGTCATCAGGGGGCGGTGGGTTCGGCTTCAGTAGCGGTAGCGGTAGCGGTAGCGGTAGCGGTAGCGGTAGCGGCAGGGGCGGCGGCGGTTGCGGTGTGTGCCGGGGTTCCGGCCGGCGCTGCGGCTGTCGCGGCCGTTGCGGCGGCGCGGGTCGCGAGCAGGGCGAATGCGGCAGTGAGTTCGGGTGGGCCGACGACGTCGATGTCCGTGTCGAAACGGGTGAAGGAGGCGGCGAGGGCGATCCACGACCAGGAGCCGGACTCCAGGCTGCAGCGGTCGGGGCCGAGGTCTTCGACGGCGCCGTCCCCCGCGTAGGGCAGCATCGCCCACGCGGGTGCGCTGAGGATGACCTTTCCGGTGCAGGGCCAGACATTGGCGTTCCCGGCGCCCTTGAAACGGGCCGCGACGAACTCGGCGACGTCGCCGCCGGGAATCGCCCGGGGCGCGAATCGGGGGCCGTTCGGGGCACGGAGCCTGATGCGGTCAGCGCGGAAGAGGCGCCAGTCGCCCTGTTCGAGGTCCCAGGCGACGAGATACCACCGGCCGTGAGAGGTGACGAGGTGATGCGGCTCGACCCGCCGTGGTGGTCTCGGGACTTCGAGAGAATCGGTCTGGGGGCGGACGCTCGCGTAGTCGAAGCGCAGCACTTCCCGGGCATGCGTCGCCATCGACAGTGCGACGAGCGCGTCGCTGTGGCAAGAAGTGCTGTCGGAAAATGTGCTCTGGACAGAAGCGCTGTCGGAAGAAGTGCTCTGGGCAGAAGTGCTGCCCGGCGTCGCGCCGGCGGTGCGGGGTGGGATCGCCGTGAACCGGATCGCATCCAGGCGGTGCTGCAGGCGCGAGGGCATGACCTGCCGCACGGTCGTGAGGGCGCGCACGGCTGCCTCCTCGATTCCCGCGCCGGTGACGGTCGCCGCCTGCAGGGCGATGGCGAGGGCGATCACTTGGTCGTCGTCGAAGAGCAGCGGGGGCAGCTCACTGCCTGCGTGGAGGCGATAGCCGCCATCCGGACCCATAGTGGCCCGGATGCTGTAGCCCATCTCCCGGAGTCGGTCTACGTCGCGGCGCACGGTGCGGTGGCTGATCTGCAACCGCTCGGCCAGCAGGGCACCCGGCCAGTCGCGCCTCGCCTGGAGCAGGGAGAGCAGGTTCAGCAGCCTCGCGGTGGTCGTTGCCATGTCTTCAGATTAGAACGAATGGAGGACCGAATCTGTCCTAGACGGCTGGGAGAGTCGAGGTTGTCGGGGAGACACTCCGCACACTTCGAACAAGGAGAAACCATGAGCATCCAGACGACCTCTCACCTCAACTTCCACGGCGAGGCACGGGCCGCACTCGAGTTCTACCAGTCCGTCTTCGGCGGCCAGCTCGTCATCGCCACGTACGGGGACTTCGGGATGCCCGCGGATGCCCCGGGCGCCACGAACGTCGTCTTCGGGCAGGTCGAGAGCGACGGCGGCTTCCGGGTGATGGCGTACGACATTCCCGGCCAGCCCGACATCCCCGGTGGGCCCGACCGATCCGAGGGCGCGGACACGGCCGGCTCGACGCGCCGGGAGAACGGCGTGACCCTCACCGACCAGTCCTTCTTTCTGTCGGTGCGCGGTGAGACCCTGAAAGAAGTCATGGGCTACTGGGCGACCCTCTCGGTTGGCGGTGCGATCGTCGAACCGCTGGCGGCGTCGGCGTGGAGCCCCGGTTTCGGGATGCTCACCGACCGTTTCGGTGTGACCTGGATTCTCGACGTGGCGGCTCCGCGCACGGCCTGACCTGGTTCAGCCGACGAGCAGGGCCGTCTTCGACAGCACATGGTCGTATGCGTCGATGGCCAGCGCTTTGGTGTCGCAGGCGATGTTGATCGAGACACCCTGTTCGAGGGCTGCGAAGGCGCGCGCGACGGCCACGTGGGGGCGCCCGCCGCTGTCGTTCCCGGCGAGGCGGCGGGTCTCCACGATGGCGTTGTCCTCGGGCTGGTCGAGGGTGATGTAGTCGTCATCGGCGAAGTCCGCGACATCCGAAGCCGAACTCGACGTGAGCGCAGCGAGGTAGCTGTCGGTCGTGGCGAGGTCGTCGCCTTTTGTGACGTCAAGTCCCGCGTCGAGGGCGCCCTCATGGAAGGTCGTCGTGCAGCGCCCGTCCGTGGAGGTGTAGACCCAGGTGCCGTCAGCCTTCGGCGTGGTGAGCTTCCACAGGCTGTCGCCGAGCAGGCCGTCGCTGATGTGCGGCACGGTTCCGGAGCTGAGCGACGTTCCGGCATCGAAGGTGATGTCCGATGGTGCTGCCGGCGCGTACGGGTCCGCGCTCGGCGACGGCACCTCCGTGCTGCCCGGGCCACGGGCATCCGGAACCGGGCCGACGATCACGTTGCGGTGCCAGAAGCCTCCGGATGCCGCGGCGATCACGATCGCCAGGATCACCACCAGGGTCGTGAGCAGGCCGGCTGCCAGGCCGATGTACCCGATGACGATTCCCGCCACGGCGAACTCCCGGCCGCGCTCGCCGGTGCGCCGGATCTGCGAGAGCGCGATATGGCCGGTGATGACGGCCATGAGCGAGAGGAAGAAGGCGCTCACGAGCGAGAGGATCGCGAGCGCGTTCAGGCGGGGAGGCTGCTGCAGGGTGCTCATGGCCAAAAGATACACGCCTGAAACACGGCGGGTGGCCTCCGCGAAACACGATCCGCCTAGTCTTCTGAATGTCAACGATCCCGCGGGCCGTCGACCAGCGCTTCCGCCCGCTCTCCCGTCGTCTCGAGTCCGTACTGAGCCTCTTCTCCACAGGAGGGCCGGTTGCGGAGTTATCCACGAGAAAACCTCCGGAGGGCCAGATGGGCCGAATACACGTTTTAATGGACTCAAGGCAGATCTACGATGCCGGAGGCCCCGTATGAGTACGACGCGAGTGAGCTCTTCACCCGACCAGATCGTCGTCAGCGACGCGCTCAAAATCTACGGCGGATCCGGCGGCTCGGCCGAGGTCACGGCTCTGTCGCATGTCGACCTCACGGTGGACCGCGGGCAGTTCGTGAGCATCATCGGCCCGTCGGGCTGCGGCAAGTCGACGCTGCTGCGCCTCATCGCGGGGCTCGAGAGAGCTGATTCGGGCGACGTCTCGGTGTTCGGCGCCGACCCCGACCAGGCCTGCGCGGCCAAGATGATCGGTTTCGTGCCGCAGGTCCCAGCCCTGCTGCCGTGGCTCTCGGTCGTCGGCAATGTCACGCTGCCGTCGAAGGTCAACAGGCGGGCGGATGCCCTGCGGCGCACTCTCCCGGGACACGTGCACCGTGAACCTGCCGACCCCCGCAGCCTGCTCGCGAAGATCGGGCTCGGCGACTCGCTCGACCGCCTGCCCCACCAGCTCTCGGGCGGGATGCAGCAGCGCGTGGCGATCGCCCGGGCGTTCGCGATCCAGGCCGATGTGCTGCTGATGGACGAACCGTTCTCTGCCCTCGACGAGTTCACGCGGGAGGCGATCCAGGTGCAGCTCCTCGAACTCTGGGAGCAGATGCGCACCACCGTCGTCTTCGTGACGCACTCCGTCTCCGAGGCGGTCGTGCTGAGCGACAAGGTCGTGGTGATGTCGGCGCGTCCCGGCCGGATCGAGGCCGTGGTCGACATCGACCTGCCGCGTCCGAGGCGCCAGGGCCTGCTCGAGTCGTCGGCCATGCACGAATACGAGGACCTCATCCGCGGCAAGCTCCAGACCGCCTGGGCCGCAGGACCGGTGACGCGATGACGAGCCACGCTGTCAGGAACGACGCAGCGAAGAGCGATGCCGCGAAGAACGCTGCCCTGCCGCTCGACACCACCGACACCGCACTCGCCACCGCATCGATCGCGGCCGGAACGGTGGTCGCGACATCCGCTCGGCGCCGCACTCCCAGCCGGTCGGTGCTCCGCCCGACGATCTGGCTGCCCGTGGTCGTTGCGCTGCTCGTGGCCGGCGTGCTGTGGGAACTCATCGCGATCAACAACACGTACCTGCTGCCGCGGCTCGGGATGATCGGCCAGGCCATCGTCACCCAGCCCGCGTTCTACCTCGAGAACGCCTGGGTCACGTTGTCGGAGGCCCTGATCGGGCTGGTGATCGGCTTCGTCGCCGCGTTCGTCGTGGCGGTGATCGTGACGGAGTCGGGCATCCTCCGCCGGGCGATCATGCCGCTCGCCGTCGTGCTGAACGTGACGCCGGTCGTCGCGATCGCGCCCGCGCTGGTCGTCGCGTTCGGCTTCGGGCCGGCGCCGAAACTGATCGTGACCGCCCTCATCACGTTCTTCCCGATCCTGATGAATGTGATCACCGGGTTGAACTCGGTGTCGCCGCCGATCCTGCAGGTGTTCGCCACCTTGAGGGCTTCACGGCTCGAAGTGCTGACGCGCCTCCGGCTGCCGTCGAGCCTGCCGTTCGTGTTCGCTGCGCTGAAGGTCGTCTTCCCGCTGTCGATCGTCGGCGCGGTGGTCGCCGAGTTCTCGGCCCCGGGCGCCGCCAAGGGGCTCGGCACCGTGATCAGCGTGGCGTCATCCAACTCCCGCCTGGCGGTGGTCTACGCGGCCATCCTGTGCCTCGCGATCATGGGCGCCGTGCTGCTGTTCCTTGTGACCCTGCTCGAGAAGCGTGTTCTGCGCTGGCACGAATCGCAGCTGCTCAAGCGCGGCTGAGCATCCGTTCTCCGTACTCCTTCGCCCCGGGCATCCGCCCGCCCCTGTCTCCACCCGCACCATCGCACGAGTTCCACAGCACCCGTTCGTCTCCCCCATCCCCGAATCAGGAGTCAGATATGCCCACCCGACGTACCTCCCGCCTCACAATTGCTGCGACACTCGTCGCTGCTGCTGCCGTAGCGCTCTCCGGATGCTCGAGCTCAGGCACCGCGACATCCACCCCGGCGGCGTCCGCGGCCAGCGCGATCTCGGCCGACCGTTGCGCCACCAACAAGGCCGCGGGCACGATCACGTACATCACGGGCTTCCAGTACCAGGCGTCGGCCTCGATCCTCGACATCCTCGCGGCGAAACAGCTCGGCTACTTCGATGCGCTCTGCCTCGACGTCGAAATCCAGCCCGGGACCGGTGACACAGCCGGAAATGCGCAGCTGGTCGCCGCGGGCACCGCGACCATCACCGACCTCGGCGGCGACGCCGACCTCCTGCTCGCCCAGTCGAACGGGGTGAACGTGACGGGGATCGCCACCTATGGGCAGGTGCCGATCACCACGCTGATGACCGGCACGAGCATCACCGACCTCAAGCAGCTCGAAGGCACGACTCTCGGCCAGAAGGGCCAGCTGCCACCCGAAATCAACGCGATGCTGGTCGCCAACGGTGTGGATGTCGCGAAGATCAACCAGGTCGTCGTGGGCTACGACCCGACCATCCTGCCGCGGGGCCAGGTGCAGTCGCTCACCGGCTACAAGTCGAACGAGCCGCTCACGCTGAAGGCCGACGGTGACGACGTGAAGCTCTGGAACCCCGAGGACTACGACATTCCGGGCACCTTCGGCACCGTCGCGGCGAACCCGGCGTTCGTCAGTGCGAACAAGACGGCCACGGAGGACTTCCTCCGCGCTGCCTTCCACGCGTACACCTACTGCGAGACCAACGCGTCGGAGTGCGTCGGCTACGCTGCGGCCCTCGCCGGTGGCGGGGCCAGTTACGACGTCGACCACAACGTCGAGGTCTGGCAGACCGAGACCGGTCTCGTGAAGAGCTCGCAGCCGGCCGGCACGCCGCTCGGCTCGCTGAACACCGACCTGATGGCCAAGGAGATCTCGTTCCTCGTCGACAGCAAGCAGCTCAGTACGGCACCCGACGTGACGGCATTCACCGATCCCTCGATCGTGTCGGCGATCTACAACGGCACCGAGCTCATCTGGCCGGCGCCGTAACCGCCGGCGCCCACCGCAGCCAGCACACGCAGCATCCAGCACACGCAGCATCCAGAACCAAGGAGCTCCACCCGTGAAAGACCGCGAATACGGCATCTTCCTGCCGATCGGCAACGGCGGGTGGGTGATGTCGACCACGGCACCCCACCCCCAGGCGACCTACGACTACAACCGCAGGGCGGCCGTGCTGGCTGAGGAGAACGACTTCGACTTCATCATGTCGATGGCGAAGTGGCGCGGCTACGGCGGTACCACCGACCACTGGGGCCAGACGCTCGAGTCGATCACGTTGATGGCCGCTCTCGCCGAGGCGACCACCCGGGTGAAGATCTGGGCGACCGTGCACACGAACCTCATCCATCCGGCCGTCGCGGCGAAGATGTTCACGACGCTCGACCAGATCAGCAACGGTCGTTCGGGCATGAACATCGTCGTCGGTGCGTACGCCAAGGAATTCGAGCAGATGGGCCAGTGGCGGAGCGACTTCGACCACGACACGCGCTACCGCTACACCGAGGAGTGGGTCGAGGTGATCGAACGGCTCTGGGCCGAGGACTCTGTGACGCACCACGGCGAGTTCTTCACGCTCGACGACTGCGAGTCGCGGCCGCACCCGGCCGTGCATCCGACGCTCATCAGCGCAGGGCGCTCTCCGCGGGGGCTCGACTTCCAGTCGAAACGGGTCGACGGGTCGTTCCTCACGGCGGCTGACATGCCCGGGCTCCTCCAGAACAGCCTCGAGGTGAAGGAACTGGCCGCTGCGCAGGGCCGCGAGATCAAGACGTATTCGATGCTCACGGTTGTGATGGACGAGACGGATGCCCGGGCCGAGGCTCGCTTCCGGGAGTACGGCCGCGGTGTCGACACGGAGGCGATCGTGAACATGAAGCTCTCCTGGGGCCTGCCGCTCGACAAGGCGATGTCGATGAGTGCCGACAAGCCGGAGTTCGAGGCGTTCCAGACCGCCGTGGTCACGGGTTCGCCCGAGACGGTGCACGAGCGTATCGACGAACTGATGGAGGCGTCGGACATCGACGGGCTGATGATCATCTTCCCCGAATACCACGACGATCTGCCGCCGTTCGGCGAGCAGGTCATGCCGAAGCTGCGCGGCGAGCGGACGGCCGGTGGCCCGTCGGCCGCTTCGACGCCTGCGGCATCCGACGCATCCGGCATATCCGACACGGCAGGCACCGCCGGCACGGCCGGTCTGCTCGCGTCGTTCGACGAACGGATGTCGCTGTGAGCGACGGTCTGCGGGAGCGGCAGTTCGCGGCCCTCGTCACGCCCGGCCGGACCGGCGCTCTGCTGGTCGTCGACGTTCAGCGGTCGTTCGCCGACCCCGACTACCTGCCCTGGGTCGAACCCGACTACCTCCCGGTGATCGCGCAGACGGTCGTCTCCGTGGCCGCGCTCGTCGACGAAGCCCGCGCGCTCGGAACGCCGGTGATCTGGATTCAGCTCGGCCAGAGTGCCGACCGCCCGTGGACCTCGTCGCTCTGGCTCCGCGACATCTCCGCCGGCGAGCCCTGGCCGACCGCCGACGAGCCCTGCGTCCTCGGCACCCCCGGGGCGGAATGGTTCGGCATGGCACCGGCAGAGGGTGAACTCGTGATCACGAAGCGCGGCTACAGCGGATTCTTCGGAACCACCCTCGAGAACGAACTGCACGAGCGGGGCATCGACTGGGTGACCGTCGTCGGGCTCACCATCGACTGCTGCGTCGACGCGACCGCCCGTGATGCATTCCAGGGCGGCTGGCCCGTCCTGGTTCCGTCGGATGCCACCGCCGCCTACGATGCCGAGCTGCAGGCGAACTCCCTGGCGAACGTTGCGCTCAACTGCGGGGTCGTCGTGACCTCGGCCGACGTCGTCGGGCTGTGGAGGCTCGCCTCGTGAGCATGCACCTGGCCTTCGACCTCTCCTTCACCCACACCGAAGGCAAGTGGGCAAGCGCCGGTTCGTGGGAGGGCCGGACATATCCCGATGTGCGCATGTTCCAGGAGCTCGCCGTTCTCGCGGAGCGCGGCGGCATCGACATGCTCTTCTTCGGCGACGGCACCAGCATTCCTGACACCTGGGAGGGTTCGATGGACGCGGCCGTGAAGTGGGGCATCCAGTGGCCTCGCCAGGACATGAGCCCGTATATCGCCGCTATGGCGCAGGTGACTTCGCACGTCGGCTTCGGGCTGACATATTCCTCGACATTCATGCATCCCTACTACGTGGCCCGGCTGCTCAACTCGCTCGACCACGTCACCGGCGGGCGCATCGCCTTCAATGTGGTCGGGTCGACGCGGGTCTCGGATGCTGCGAACTACGGTTTCGACGGACTGCCCCCGCACAGCGAGCGGTACGACCGCATGGAGGAGTTCATGGCCGTCTGCGCCGCCCTCTGGGACTCTGTGGACTCCTCGGCGATCGTCGCCGACCGCTCCACCGGGGTCTTCGGCAACCCGGCGGGCGTGCACCGCATCGACCACCGCGGCCCGCACTTCGCGGTGCAGGGACCCCTCAATTCGGTGCCGAGCCCCCAGGGGCATCCCGTCGTCGTGCAGGCCGGTTCGTCACCGCGCGGGATCGCGGCATCCGCCCAGTTCGCCGACATCATCTTCGGCATCGGCGGGCACCTCACCTCGCAGCAGCGGCACCGCTCTGCTCTGGATGCCGCACTCCTCGCTGCCGGGCGGGATCCCGAGCGCGTGGGGATCCTCTGGGCGGTCCAGGTCATCCTCGGCCGCACCGCCGACGAGGCCGCCGCCCGCAAGCAGGCCATGCTCGACGTCTGGAGCCACGACGCGGTCGGCGCCTACCTCTCGTACAACAGCGGATTCGACTTCTCGACCCTCGCGTCGTCGTTCCAGCTGACGGATGTGGCCGACCAGATCCGGCTCGCCGAAGGCACCCAGGCCGGATTCGTGCAGCTCGTGATCGATGAGGTCGGAGAAGACGCACGGATGTCGCGGGACGAGTTCTTCGAACGCGGCTGGCGCTACGCGACCGGGTACGACCAGACGTATGCGGGCACGGCCGCTTCCGTTGCGGACGAGCTGGAGGCGAACTTCGAGGCGACCGGCTCGCGCGGCGGGTTCATGATCGCGAACCCGCTCTCGACGCCGTCGTCGCTCGCCGACGTGGTGGAGTTGCTCGCACCCGAACTCCGCCGGCGCGGTGCGGTCGGGCCCGCCTACCCCGGCGGGACCCTCCGCGAGAACCTGCTCGCGTGACCGGCGCCGTCGACGGCGAGAAGGCGGTCGCGCCCGAACCGGCGAGCGTGCGGGTGCCCTGGGAGCAGATCGTGCTCGTCTGCGCACTCGTCGGAACCTCGCAGATGACGTGGGGAGCGCTCGTGCCCGCGCTGCCGCAGTACGCGCAGCAGTTCGGAGCGTCGGCGGTCATCCTCGGGCTGATCGTCTCCTCGTTCGGTCTCGGCCGGCTGCTCGTCAACGTGCCGGCCGGGCTGCTGCTGAAACGGGTTCCGGCCCGGGCGCTGCTGCTCAGTGTGACGGGCGCTCTCGCCGCGCTCACCCTGGTCACCGGACTCATCGACAACGTGGTGCTGCTCGTCGCGGCACGGTTCGTGGCGGGCATCCTGGGTGGGGCTGCCGTCACCGTCGGGCTCGCCGTGCTCACCCAGCGCACCACGCCCGCGAACCGCGGATCCATCCTGTCGACCGTGCAGGCCGTGCAATTGGCGGGGGCTGCGGTCGGCCCGGTGCTCGGCGGTGTCGTGCTGACGTTCGGCACGCTTCCGCTCGTGTTCGTGGTGGCGGCGATCCCGCTGATCGGTGTGATCGGCTGGGCGCTCGTGCGGCCGAGCCCTCCCTTCTGGTCGTCCGAGTTCGTGCGCGACACCGCCGAGGCCGTGCCCGCTGTCCCCGCTGAGGGTGTTGCCCGGCCGGACGCCGGTGCGGCATCCACACCCGTCGTGAGCACGGATGCCCGGGCCCGCCGACGCGTCCTGGTCGGTATCTGCGTGCTCGCCTTCGGCATCTTCTTCGTGCGGTTCGGCGGCGACCAGTCTCTCATTCCCCTTCTGGCATATGACCAGGGCGGACTCACGCCGCTCACCCTCGGCATCGCCTACGGACTGACGACCGTCGTCTCGCTCGCCCTGCTGCCGTGGGTCGGCCGGCGGCTGAACGCCGGGGCCCGCCTCGGGCTCCTGATCGTTCCGACACTGCTGGCGGCGGCGGCGATCTGCCTCTACCCGCTGGCGCAGTCGCCGTGGTTCTTCGGCGCGCTGATCGTCGCGACCGGCGTGCTGTCCGGCGTCGGAAGCCTCGTGCCCGGGGTGATCCTCGCCGACGTCACGCCGCGGTCACAGGTCGGCGGCGCGGTCGGCATCTTCCGCACCGTCGGTGACGCGGGGGCTGTCGTGGGGCCCCTCGCGCT
Above is a genomic segment from Subtercola boreus containing:
- a CDS encoding ABC transporter ATP-binding protein — translated: MSTTRVSSSPDQIVVSDALKIYGGSGGSAEVTALSHVDLTVDRGQFVSIIGPSGCGKSTLLRLIAGLERADSGDVSVFGADPDQACAAKMIGFVPQVPALLPWLSVVGNVTLPSKVNRRADALRRTLPGHVHREPADPRSLLAKIGLGDSLDRLPHQLSGGMQQRVAIARAFAIQADVLLMDEPFSALDEFTREAIQVQLLELWEQMRTTVVFVTHSVSEAVVLSDKVVVMSARPGRIEAVVDIDLPRPRRQGLLESSAMHEYEDLIRGKLQTAWAAGPVTR
- a CDS encoding LLM class flavin-dependent oxidoreductase, giving the protein MKDREYGIFLPIGNGGWVMSTTAPHPQATYDYNRRAAVLAEENDFDFIMSMAKWRGYGGTTDHWGQTLESITLMAALAEATTRVKIWATVHTNLIHPAVAAKMFTTLDQISNGRSGMNIVVGAYAKEFEQMGQWRSDFDHDTRYRYTEEWVEVIERLWAEDSVTHHGEFFTLDDCESRPHPAVHPTLISAGRSPRGLDFQSKRVDGSFLTAADMPGLLQNSLEVKELAAAQGREIKTYSMLTVVMDETDARAEARFREYGRGVDTEAIVNMKLSWGLPLDKAMSMSADKPEFEAFQTAVVTGSPETVHERIDELMEASDIDGLMIIFPEYHDDLPPFGEQVMPKLRGERTAGGPSAASTPAASDASGISDTAGTAGTAGLLASFDERMSL
- a CDS encoding ABC transporter permease gives rise to the protein MTSHAVRNDAAKSDAAKNAALPLDTTDTALATASIAAGTVVATSARRRTPSRSVLRPTIWLPVVVALLVAGVLWELIAINNTYLLPRLGMIGQAIVTQPAFYLENAWVTLSEALIGLVIGFVAAFVVAVIVTESGILRRAIMPLAVVLNVTPVVAIAPALVVAFGFGPAPKLIVTALITFFPILMNVITGLNSVSPPILQVFATLRASRLEVLTRLRLPSSLPFVFAALKVVFPLSIVGAVVAEFSAPGAAKGLGTVISVASSNSRLAVVYAAILCLAIMGAVLLFLVTLLEKRVLRWHESQLLKRG
- a CDS encoding cysteine hydrolase family protein is translated as MSDGLRERQFAALVTPGRTGALLVVDVQRSFADPDYLPWVEPDYLPVIAQTVVSVAALVDEARALGTPVIWIQLGQSADRPWTSSLWLRDISAGEPWPTADEPCVLGTPGAEWFGMAPAEGELVITKRGYSGFFGTTLENELHERGIDWVTVVGLTIDCCVDATARDAFQGGWPVLVPSDATAAYDAELQANSLANVALNCGVVVTSADVVGLWRLAS
- a CDS encoding ABC transporter substrate-binding protein translates to MPTRRTSRLTIAATLVAAAAVALSGCSSSGTATSTPAASAASAISADRCATNKAAGTITYITGFQYQASASILDILAAKQLGYFDALCLDVEIQPGTGDTAGNAQLVAAGTATITDLGGDADLLLAQSNGVNVTGIATYGQVPITTLMTGTSITDLKQLEGTTLGQKGQLPPEINAMLVANGVDVAKINQVVVGYDPTILPRGQVQSLTGYKSNEPLTLKADGDDVKLWNPEDYDIPGTFGTVAANPAFVSANKTATEDFLRAAFHAYTYCETNASECVGYAAALAGGGASYDVDHNVEVWQTETGLVKSSQPAGTPLGSLNTDLMAKEISFLVDSKQLSTAPDVTAFTDPSIVSAIYNGTELIWPAP